Proteins co-encoded in one Podospora pseudoanserina strain CBS 124.78 chromosome 7 map unlocalized CBS124.78p_7, whole genome shotgun sequence genomic window:
- a CDS encoding uncharacterized protein (COG:S; EggNog:ENOG503P43T) — translation MADSLPLQVAETLQTSHINPSPSAAHDTNPSTAASKKTPVHISSTSDPETDLSDLSDDDEDYPHSSSRKIKPVSRHHLPPLPDLRFEQSYLASIKNADTWWKIALITARDQMIMPLVQGVAYNLAICGWQHWNRNAQLSGQSLGARVRRWWWGVNNWPIPGERGYKRR, via the exons ATGGCagactccctccccctccaggTAGCCGaaaccctccaaacctcgcacatcaacccctccccttccgccGCCCACgacaccaacccatccaccgccgcctccaaAAAGACTCCCGTCCACAtctcctcaacatcagacCCCGAAACCGACCTATCCGACCTctccgacgacgatgaagactACCCCCATTCCTCTTCCCGCAAAATAAAACCCGTCTcccgccatcacctccccccgctCCCCGACCTCAGGTTTGAACAGTCCTACCTCGCCAGCATCAAAAACGCGGATACCTGGTGGAAGATCGCTCTAATCACGGCGAGGGATCAG ATGATCATGCCTCTCGTTCAAGGCGTTGCTTACAACCTCGCGATTTGCGGTTGGCAGCATTGGAACAGAAATGCCCAGCTCAGCGGGCAGAGCCTGGGTGCGCGGgtgaggcggtggtggtggggtgtgaATAACTGGCCGATTCccggggagagggggtatAAGAGGAGGTAG